The proteins below are encoded in one region of Brevundimonas fontaquae:
- the sucC gene encoding ADP-forming succinate--CoA ligase subunit beta: MNIHEYQAKQVLKGFGAPVAEGVAVTSVDQVEAAAKSLPGPLYVVKSQIHAGGRGKGKFKELPADAKGGVRLAFSVEEAVAHAKEMLGNTLVTAQTGDAGKQVNRLYIEDGADIERELYCSLLVDRAYGRIAFVVSTEGGMDIETVAHDTPEKIQNIVIDPSAGVTDADVAAITAAYGLTGAAAEDAKSLFPALYKAFVEKDMDMLEVNPLIVMKDGHLRVLDAKVSFDGNALFRHDDIKELRDETEEDAKEIEASKWDLAYVSLDGNIGCMVNGAGLAMATMDIIKLYGKEPANFCDVGGGAGKEKVAAAFKIITADPNVQGILVNIFGGIMKCDVIAEGVVAAVKEVGLKVPLVVRLEGTNAELGKKILNESGLTIQAADDLDDAAQKIVAAVG; this comes from the coding sequence ATGAACATTCACGAATATCAGGCCAAGCAGGTCCTCAAAGGCTTCGGCGCCCCGGTCGCCGAGGGCGTCGCGGTGACGTCGGTCGATCAGGTCGAGGCGGCCGCCAAGTCGCTGCCCGGCCCGCTCTATGTCGTGAAGTCGCAAATCCACGCCGGCGGCCGCGGCAAGGGCAAGTTCAAGGAACTGCCGGCCGACGCCAAGGGCGGCGTTCGCCTGGCCTTCTCGGTCGAGGAAGCCGTCGCCCACGCCAAGGAAATGCTGGGCAACACCCTGGTCACCGCCCAGACGGGCGACGCCGGCAAGCAGGTCAACCGCCTCTACATCGAGGACGGCGCTGACATCGAGCGTGAACTGTACTGCTCGCTGCTGGTCGACCGCGCCTATGGCCGCATCGCCTTCGTCGTCTCGACCGAAGGCGGCATGGATATCGAAACCGTCGCCCACGACACGCCCGAGAAGATCCAGAACATCGTCATCGACCCGAGCGCAGGCGTGACCGACGCCGACGTCGCCGCCATCACCGCCGCCTACGGCCTGACGGGCGCTGCGGCCGAAGACGCCAAGTCGCTGTTCCCCGCCCTGTACAAGGCCTTCGTCGAGAAGGACATGGACATGCTGGAGGTGAACCCCCTGATCGTGATGAAGGACGGCCATCTGCGTGTTCTGGACGCCAAGGTCAGCTTCGACGGCAACGCCCTGTTCCGCCACGACGACATCAAGGAACTCCGCGACGAAACCGAAGAAGACGCCAAGGAGATCGAAGCGTCCAAATGGGACCTCGCCTACGTCTCGCTGGACGGCAACATCGGCTGCATGGTCAATGGCGCAGGGCTCGCCATGGCGACGATGGACATCATCAAGCTGTACGGCAAGGAGCCAGCCAACTTCTGCGACGTCGGCGGCGGCGCCGGCAAGGAGAAGGTCGCGGCGGCCTTCAAGATCATCACCGCCGATCCGAACGTCCAGGGCATCCTGGTCAACATCTTCGGCGGCATCATGAAGTGCGACGTCATCGCCGAGGGCGTGGTCGCCGCGGTGAAGGAAGTCGGTCTGAAGGTGCCGCTGGTGGTGCGTCTGGAAGGCACCAACGCCGAGCTGGGCAAGAAAATCCTGAACGAGTCGGGCCTGACCATCCAGGCCGCCGACGACCTCGACGACGCCGCCCAGAAGATCGTCGCTGCGGTCGGCTGA
- a CDS encoding spinster family MFS transporter, with product MTTETLTVQEARPERPERPERPGYRYYVLAVLILIYMLNFLDRQIIGILAAPLKEEFGMSDSQFGLLGGIAFASVYSTLAIPLAWLADRFSRVWIMTGALAVWSGFTALCGMAGSFGQLFLCRMGVGIGEAGGVAPAYSLIADYFPPHQRARAMAAFAFGIPLGMAAGTLVGGLLAATYGWRTAFIVVGLLGVLVAPLLRLTVRDPRRGGTDAIKTEAQVAALAAAPVGTDRAGKIAAQIMLGLGAGLLILGALSWLMGMSLGNPLVLAFGGLLAVVIGISLMIARRTASVVIKKPSFWLLGLGAASSSVCGYGVAGWLPLFFMRSFDLTLKQTSIYYSGIALIGGILGIWLGGMIADKLSKKGKGAYPLTPAIAFLISAPCFILAMNSPWLIGLVLPGGGSHVQQLTLAFLIFLLPTGLNLAWLGPITAAVQHLVPAAMRSTASALFLLLNNLLGIAVGFYYFGWMSDLLAPRFGEESLRWAIYTGMGFYVLAAILLIGASRTLKKDWVD from the coding sequence ATGACGACGGAGACGCTGACGGTCCAGGAGGCGCGGCCCGAGCGGCCTGAGCGGCCTGAGCGGCCTGGCTACCGCTACTATGTGCTGGCGGTCCTGATCCTGATCTACATGCTGAACTTTCTGGATCGCCAGATCATCGGCATCCTGGCCGCGCCGTTGAAGGAAGAGTTCGGCATGTCCGACAGCCAGTTCGGGCTGTTGGGCGGCATCGCCTTCGCCTCGGTCTATTCGACACTGGCCATTCCCCTGGCCTGGCTGGCGGACCGGTTCAGCCGGGTCTGGATCATGACCGGCGCCCTGGCTGTCTGGTCGGGCTTCACCGCCCTGTGCGGCATGGCCGGGTCGTTCGGCCAGCTGTTCCTGTGCCGGATGGGCGTGGGCATCGGCGAGGCGGGCGGCGTGGCTCCGGCCTATTCGCTGATCGCCGACTATTTCCCACCGCATCAGCGCGCGCGGGCCATGGCGGCCTTCGCCTTCGGGATTCCTCTGGGAATGGCGGCGGGCACCCTGGTCGGCGGCCTGCTGGCGGCGACGTACGGCTGGCGCACCGCCTTCATCGTGGTCGGCCTGCTGGGCGTGCTGGTCGCGCCCCTGCTGCGTCTGACGGTGCGTGATCCCAGGCGCGGCGGAACCGACGCTATCAAGACCGAGGCTCAGGTCGCCGCCCTGGCGGCCGCGCCGGTCGGCACGGACCGGGCCGGCAAGATCGCCGCCCAGATCATGCTGGGTCTCGGCGCCGGTCTGCTGATCCTCGGCGCCTTGAGCTGGCTGATGGGCATGTCGCTGGGCAATCCGCTGGTGCTCGCTTTCGGCGGCCTGCTGGCGGTGGTGATCGGCATATCGCTGATGATCGCGCGGCGCACCGCCTCGGTGGTGATCAAGAAGCCCAGCTTCTGGCTGCTGGGCCTGGGCGCCGCCTCGTCGTCGGTGTGCGGCTATGGCGTGGCGGGCTGGCTGCCGCTGTTCTTCATGCGCAGCTTCGACCTGACCCTGAAACAGACCAGCATCTATTATTCCGGCATCGCCCTGATCGGCGGCATCCTGGGCATCTGGCTGGGCGGCATGATCGCCGACAAGCTGTCCAAGAAGGGCAAGGGCGCCTATCCGCTGACGCCCGCCATCGCCTTCCTGATCTCGGCGCCGTGCTTCATCCTGGCGATGAACTCGCCCTGGCTGATCGGCCTGGTTCTGCCCGGCGGCGGCAGCCACGTTCAGCAGTTGACCCTGGCCTTCTTGATCTTCCTGTTGCCGACCGGATTGAACCTGGCCTGGCTGGGTCCGATCACGGCGGCGGTCCAGCATCTGGTGCCCGCGGCCATGCGCTCGACGGCCTCCGCCCTGTTCCTGTTGCTGAACAATCTGCTCGGGATCGCGGTCGGCTTCTACTATTTCGGCTGGATGAGCGACCTGCTGGCCCCGCGCTTCGGAGAGGAAAGCCTGCGCTGGGCCATCTATACCGGCATGGGCTTCTATGTGCTGGCCGCGATCCTGCTGATCGGGGCGTCGCGCACCCTCAAGAAGGACTGGGTCGACTAA
- a CDS encoding TonB-dependent receptor produces MNRHVKCALLAGAAWGVLAGATVAQDAEAAAQAANADQSAATVDDIVVTARRRDEQLKDVPIAVSALSAERLEQTGAVNITALQQQTPNATVQIARGSNSTLISFIRGVGQQDPLWGFEPGVGLYVDDVYVARPQGAVLDIFDISRIEVLRGPQGTLYGRNTIGGAIKYVTKRLGQDPSLTTRAEVGAYNEHNFLLSGSVPVGQTFAIGGAVATYNHDGYGKNLNTGQDQYDKDVTAYRASAEWTPNDNLFFRLAWDRVEDDSSPRHGHREVTSTDGLWRAPAGKYDTYAGITGEQKVVTEGVALTGEYRVNDMLTLKSISAYRSGDTATIIDFDQTPNPTLDVPAIYADHQFSQEFQALFTGERWSGVAGVYYLDGTSSGVFDTIAGNLGLSIAAAGSVDTKSFSIFGDFSYDLTDRLHLSLGGRYTRDDKDAAVLRQFYLGATRSPLTGGTPRAVFATRTNYTASDTFEKFTPRASISYDFSDEMTGYASVSQGFKSGGWDMRGDAALVPQTVNGYQPETVTTYEVGLKGSAFDRRMNFASAIFYSDYKDQQITTQQVATPPAVGIASVVDNAGASTIYGFELEGSAYLTSDITANFSVGYLKNEFDEFITRITGTPVDISNTREPQNSPEWSAYYGMTWRGDILGGEIRVTPSLSYRSDYHLFDTPDPILDQKGYVLADASVVWTAPSRRWEVGLFGRNLTDVRYKVGGYSFPGATYNNSISAFYGPPTTYSARLTYRF; encoded by the coding sequence ATGAACCGTCATGTGAAGTGCGCGCTGCTGGCCGGCGCGGCGTGGGGCGTGCTTGCGGGGGCCACGGTTGCCCAGGACGCGGAGGCCGCAGCTCAGGCGGCGAACGCCGACCAGAGCGCGGCGACCGTCGACGACATCGTCGTCACCGCCCGCCGCCGCGACGAGCAGTTGAAGGATGTGCCGATCGCCGTGTCCGCCCTCAGCGCCGAGCGTCTGGAACAGACGGGCGCCGTCAACATCACCGCGCTCCAGCAGCAGACGCCGAACGCCACGGTCCAGATCGCACGCGGCTCCAACTCCACCCTGATCAGCTTCATCCGCGGCGTTGGCCAGCAAGATCCGCTGTGGGGCTTCGAGCCGGGGGTCGGCCTCTATGTCGACGACGTCTACGTCGCCCGTCCGCAGGGGGCCGTGCTGGACATCTTCGACATCTCGCGCATCGAAGTGCTGCGCGGACCGCAAGGCACCCTCTACGGTCGCAACACCATTGGCGGCGCGATTAAATACGTCACGAAACGTCTGGGCCAGGATCCCAGCCTGACCACACGCGCTGAGGTCGGCGCCTATAACGAGCACAACTTCCTGCTGTCGGGTTCGGTCCCGGTCGGCCAGACCTTCGCCATCGGCGGTGCGGTCGCCACCTATAACCACGACGGCTACGGAAAGAATCTGAACACCGGTCAGGACCAGTACGACAAGGACGTCACCGCCTATCGCGCCAGCGCGGAATGGACGCCAAACGACAACCTGTTCTTCCGCCTGGCCTGGGACCGGGTCGAGGACGACTCCAGCCCCCGCCACGGCCACCGTGAGGTCACCTCGACCGACGGCCTGTGGCGTGCGCCAGCCGGCAAATATGATACCTACGCCGGCATCACCGGCGAGCAGAAGGTCGTGACGGAGGGCGTGGCCCTGACCGGCGAATACCGGGTCAACGACATGCTGACCCTGAAGTCGATCTCGGCTTATCGTTCGGGCGACACCGCCACCATCATCGACTTCGACCAGACGCCGAACCCGACCCTGGATGTGCCGGCTATCTACGCCGACCACCAGTTCAGCCAGGAGTTCCAGGCCCTCTTCACCGGCGAGCGCTGGTCCGGCGTGGCCGGCGTCTATTATCTGGACGGCACGTCGTCAGGCGTCTTCGACACCATCGCCGGCAACCTGGGTCTGTCGATTGCGGCGGCGGGATCGGTGGACACCAAGTCCTTCTCGATCTTCGGCGACTTCAGCTACGACCTGACCGATCGCCTGCACCTGTCGCTGGGCGGCCGTTACACCCGCGACGACAAAGACGCCGCCGTCCTGCGCCAGTTCTATCTCGGCGCCACCCGCAGCCCGCTGACCGGCGGCACGCCGCGCGCCGTCTTTGCGACCCGCACCAACTATACCGCCTCGGACACCTTCGAGAAGTTCACGCCGCGCGCCAGCATCTCGTATGATTTCAGCGACGAGATGACCGGCTACGCCTCGGTCAGCCAAGGCTTCAAGTCGGGCGGCTGGGACATGCGCGGCGACGCCGCCTTGGTGCCCCAGACGGTCAACGGCTATCAGCCCGAGACGGTCACCACCTATGAAGTCGGCCTGAAGGGCTCGGCCTTCGACCGCCGCATGAACTTCGCCTCGGCGATCTTCTATTCGGACTACAAGGACCAGCAGATCACGACCCAGCAGGTGGCCACGCCGCCCGCCGTCGGCATCGCCTCGGTCGTCGACAACGCCGGCGCCTCAACCATCTATGGCTTCGAGCTGGAAGGGTCGGCCTATCTGACCAGCGACATCACCGCCAACTTCTCGGTCGGTTATCTGAAGAATGAGTTCGACGAGTTCATCACCCGCATCACGGGCACGCCCGTCGATATCTCGAACACGCGCGAGCCGCAGAACTCGCCGGAATGGTCGGCCTACTACGGCATGACCTGGCGCGGCGACATCCTGGGCGGCGAAATCCGCGTCACCCCGTCGCTGTCCTACCGTTCGGACTATCACCTGTTCGACACGCCCGATCCCATCCTGGATCAGAAGGGCTACGTCCTGGCTGACGCCAGCGTGGTCTGGACGGCGCCGAGCAGGCGGTGGGAGGTCGGCCTGTTCGGTCGCAACCTGACCGACGTCCGCTACAAGGTCGGCGGCTACAGCTTCCCGGGCGCGACCTACAACAACTCGATCAGCGCCTTCTATGGTCCGCCGACTACCTATTCGGCGCGCCTGACTTACCGCTTCTGA
- a CDS encoding TetR/AcrR family transcriptional regulator yields the protein MSKPDAAAPLPRPVAAARRKAAGAAPARRGRPPKTEAKAAGETRDLILDAAEDLFSKHGFYGVTIREVAREAGVDTALVHYYFGAKRELFDAVFLRRAEVWNDDRVAAIDRYAETAGDDMTLEGLLEAFLRPPFEWSLKGGPGWKHYSALVAQTNANPSFGGETMARYFDPAIHRLIELIAKVLPGASEVDLYWGYHNLSGALTLTLGETGRLDRLSNGRARSGDLDTAGDYMVRFAAAGFRAVAGLSARQG from the coding sequence ATGAGCAAGCCAGACGCCGCCGCCCCCCTTCCCCGCCCCGTCGCCGCCGCGCGTCGCAAGGCGGCGGGCGCTGCGCCGGCGCGACGCGGCCGCCCGCCCAAGACCGAGGCCAAGGCGGCGGGCGAGACGCGCGATCTGATCCTGGATGCGGCCGAGGACCTGTTTTCCAAACACGGCTTCTACGGCGTCACCATCCGCGAGGTGGCGCGCGAGGCGGGCGTGGATACGGCCCTGGTCCACTACTATTTCGGCGCCAAGCGCGAGCTGTTCGACGCCGTCTTCCTGCGCCGGGCCGAGGTCTGGAACGACGACCGCGTCGCCGCAATCGACCGCTATGCCGAGACGGCGGGCGACGACATGACGCTGGAGGGCTTGCTGGAAGCCTTCCTGCGGCCGCCGTTCGAATGGTCGTTGAAGGGCGGACCGGGCTGGAAACATTATTCCGCCCTGGTGGCACAGACCAACGCTAACCCCAGTTTCGGCGGCGAGACGATGGCGCGCTATTTCGACCCGGCCATCCACCGGCTGATCGAGCTGATCGCCAAGGTGCTGCCCGGCGCCAGCGAGGTCGACCTGTACTGGGGCTATCACAATCTATCGGGCGCCCTGACCCTGACGCTGGGCGAGACGGGACGTCTTGACCGGCTTTCGAACGGGCGGGCGCGATCGGGGGATTTGGACACGGCCGGCGACTATATGGTCCGGTTCGCGGCGGCCGGGTTCAGGGCCGTGGCGGGTCTGTCAGCACGCCAAGGCTGA
- a CDS encoding LytTR family DNA-binding domain-containing protein, whose product MPKAAMTPPAADRRRTFLRGLIVAALGGVFLAVTGAFGSAGASLPLRLVYWVLVMVLGGLWGHLCGLVVSRFVDSDERPWLSIAVMVVVITGPLCVIVWAATGLFFAQKLYPLAVLPQLIVPVVVITTAVTTLNVFLGRAVPVQTHAAPPETAARPVRFLDRLPIKLKGATIRAVQAEDHYLRIHTDRGSDLILMRLSDAVEELEGLEGAQTHRSWWVAREAVRAVERGDGRATLTLDGGLSAPVSRRYARMLRDAEWW is encoded by the coding sequence ATGCCGAAAGCCGCCATGACGCCCCCTGCCGCCGACCGCCGCCGCACCTTTCTGCGCGGGCTCATCGTGGCCGCGCTAGGGGGCGTGTTTCTGGCGGTCACCGGTGCCTTCGGCAGCGCGGGCGCATCCTTGCCCCTGCGTCTCGTCTATTGGGTGCTGGTCATGGTGCTGGGCGGACTGTGGGGCCATCTGTGCGGCCTCGTGGTCAGCCGGTTTGTGGATTCGGATGAGCGGCCATGGCTGAGCATCGCGGTCATGGTTGTCGTGATCACCGGGCCGCTGTGCGTCATCGTCTGGGCGGCGACGGGACTGTTCTTCGCCCAGAAGCTCTATCCGCTGGCGGTGCTGCCGCAGCTGATCGTGCCCGTCGTGGTCATCACGACGGCGGTGACGACGTTGAACGTCTTTTTGGGGCGGGCCGTGCCGGTCCAGACCCATGCGGCGCCGCCTGAGACAGCGGCCCGCCCGGTTCGGTTTCTGGACCGTCTGCCCATCAAGCTGAAAGGCGCGACGATCCGGGCGGTGCAGGCTGAGGACCACTATCTGCGCATCCACACCGACCGGGGATCGGACCTGATCCTGATGCGGCTGTCGGACGCGGTGGAGGAACTGGAGGGGCTGGAGGGCGCCCAGACGCACCGCAGCTGGTGGGTGGCGCGCGAGGCGGTGCGCGCCGTCGAACGCGGCGACGGCCGCGCGACCCTGACGCTGGACGGCGGTCTGTCGGCGCCGGTCAGCCGCCGTTACGCCCGGATGCTGCGCGACGCCGAATGGTGGTGA
- a CDS encoding COG3650 family protein, with amino-acid sequence MRLIPLAAAPLVIAFAGLSLSACYDREDSKPKPAPQPQAAVTLSGVDLGQPVRALGTEPFWGVEITPDALIYTRVDQPTQRAPNHGATVQGTVATFASSTNLNKALNVVLIATECSDGMSDRTYPLTAKVEIGDDELTGCAAPASMLTTQPAP; translated from the coding sequence ATGCGCCTCATTCCGCTCGCCGCCGCCCCGCTTGTTATCGCCTTTGCCGGCCTCTCGCTCAGCGCCTGTTACGACCGCGAGGATTCCAAGCCCAAGCCGGCGCCGCAGCCGCAGGCCGCCGTCACCCTAAGCGGCGTCGATCTGGGCCAGCCGGTGCGGGCGCTGGGGACCGAACCTTTCTGGGGGGTGGAGATCACGCCGGACGCCCTGATCTACACCCGCGTCGATCAGCCGACCCAGCGCGCGCCGAACCATGGCGCGACGGTCCAGGGCACGGTCGCGACCTTCGCCAGCTCGACCAATCTGAACAAGGCGCTGAACGTCGTGCTGATCGCCACCGAATGTTCGGACGGCATGAGCGACCGCACCTATCCGCTGACGGCCAAGGTCGAGATCGGCGACGACGAGTTGACCGGCTGCGCCGCGCCTGCGTCGATGCTGACCACCCAGCCCGCGCCCTGA
- a CDS encoding DNA cytosine methyltransferase: MSIRPTAFEFFAGGGLAGLGLSAAGIDTVFANDMDAAKTRAFRANHPHTPFRQGDVWTLTTEDLPGRADLAWASSPCQDVSLAGARGGLEAGRSGAFWGFWLLMQGLAAEGPSPRVIVLENVIGLLTSGPRTEMGRDFAAVCTAMVEAGYTVGALEMDAAHWLPQSRPRLFVVAIQGEAPRAAGPTQPFHSARLIAAHARLPEAVKAAWAWWSLPAPSQRNLDLAAILEPDDAVNWLDDADAILALAAPLHRARIASALASGQRCVGAAYRRVRIENGRKVQRLEIRFDGLAGCLRTPAGGSSRQYVVVCDQGRARVRRLTGREAARLMGVSDDYQLPSSESAALKLMGDAVAVPVVRALADGLLLPALVDRRAAA, encoded by the coding sequence ATGTCGATTCGCCCCACCGCATTCGAGTTCTTCGCCGGGGGCGGCCTGGCGGGGCTGGGGCTGTCCGCCGCTGGCATCGACACCGTCTTCGCCAACGACATGGACGCGGCCAAGACGCGCGCCTTTAGAGCCAATCATCCGCATACCCCGTTTCGTCAGGGTGATGTCTGGACCCTGACCACCGAAGATCTGCCGGGGCGGGCCGACTTGGCCTGGGCCTCGTCGCCCTGTCAGGACGTCAGCCTGGCGGGCGCGCGCGGCGGGCTGGAGGCCGGGCGGTCGGGCGCCTTCTGGGGCTTCTGGCTGCTGATGCAGGGGCTGGCGGCCGAGGGACCCAGCCCGCGCGTGATCGTGCTGGAGAACGTCATCGGCCTGCTGACTTCCGGGCCAAGAACCGAAATGGGTCGGGATTTCGCGGCCGTCTGCACGGCGATGGTCGAGGCGGGCTATACGGTCGGCGCGCTGGAGATGGACGCCGCCCACTGGCTGCCCCAGTCGCGGCCGCGTCTGTTCGTGGTGGCCATTCAGGGCGAAGCCCCGCGCGCGGCGGGTCCGACCCAGCCCTTCCATTCAGCGCGTCTCATCGCCGCGCACGCGCGCCTGCCCGAGGCGGTGAAGGCCGCCTGGGCCTGGTGGTCGCTGCCTGCGCCGTCGCAGCGCAATCTGGACCTGGCGGCCATTCTGGAGCCGGACGACGCCGTCAACTGGCTGGATGATGCGGACGCCATCCTGGCCCTGGCCGCGCCGCTGCACCGCGCCCGGATCGCGTCGGCCCTGGCGTCTGGCCAGCGTTGCGTCGGCGCCGCCTATCGCCGAGTGCGGATCGAGAACGGCCGCAAGGTTCAGCGGCTCGAAATCCGGTTCGATGGTCTGGCCGGATGCCTGCGCACGCCGGCCGGCGGCTCGTCGCGGCAATATGTGGTGGTGTGCGATCAAGGCCGGGCGCGAGTTCGGCGTCTAACCGGGCGCGAGGCCGCGCGGCTGATGGGCGTGTCGGACGACTATCAGTTGCCGTCGAGCGAAAGCGCGGCGCTGAAGCTGATGGGCGATGCGGTCGCCGTGCCGGTGGTCAGAGCGCTGGCCGACGGGCTGTTGCTGCCGGCGCTGGTGGATCGACGCGCCGCCGCCTGA
- a CDS encoding DUF1318 domain-containing protein, producing the protein MTFRKLFVIGAAVAALGVAGAALAQTSAQKAQIDQAKAAGTVGEQADGYLGFRTPTSDASLRAAVDATNSGRRAAYARSAADAGTSADVAGARMFEAQLLPRISSGQWYRNAQGQWVQR; encoded by the coding sequence ATGACCTTCCGCAAACTCTTCGTCATCGGCGCCGCCGTTGCGGCTCTGGGCGTCGCGGGCGCCGCCCTCGCCCAGACCAGCGCCCAGAAGGCGCAGATAGACCAGGCCAAGGCCGCCGGCACCGTGGGTGAGCAGGCCGACGGTTATCTGGGCTTCCGCACCCCGACCTCGGACGCCAGCCTGCGCGCAGCCGTCGACGCCACCAACTCCGGCCGCCGCGCCGCCTACGCCCGCAGCGCCGCCGACGCGGGCACTTCGGCGGATGTCGCAGGGGCCCGGATGTTCGAGGCCCAACTGCTGCCCCGCATCTCCTCGGGCCAATGGTACCGCAACGCCCAGGGCCAGTGGGTCCAGCGCTAG
- a CDS encoding YnbE family lipoprotein, which produces MIHKRQLAGLGFGAVVVALAACAPTIRLEVAPIQIYAKLDADVRVRLDQELQQLLQQNPNLF; this is translated from the coding sequence ATGATCCACAAGCGCCAACTGGCCGGCCTCGGTTTTGGAGCCGTCGTCGTCGCCCTCGCGGCCTGCGCCCCGACCATCCGTCTTGAGGTCGCGCCGATCCAGATCTACGCCAAGCTGGACGCCGACGTGCGCGTTCGGCTGGACCAGGAGCTGCAGCAGCTGTTGCAGCAGAACCCCAACCTCTTCTGA